The DNA region CTGGATCGGAGCGGGGCGGACGTGCTCGGCCCGCTCGCCGACGAGCTCGGTGATGGGTGCGGACTCGGCGGTGACCTGCTCGAGCGGTGCCTGGATGCCGGCCTTGCGGAGCAGGTCCGCCACGTCGCGTCGCTGCGAGGGGATCACGACGGTGACGACCGTGCCGGCGGCGCCGGCCCGAGCGGTGCGGCCCGAGCGGTGCAGGTACGCCTTGTGCTCCATCGGCGGGTCGACGTGAACGACCAGCTCGACGTCATCGACGTGGACGCCGCGAGCGGCCACGTCGGTGGCGACCAGCACACGGACGCCGCCCTTGGCCGCGTCGGCGCCGAAAGCCGCGAGGTTGCGCTCACGGGCCGCCTGCGACAGGTTGCCGTGCAGATCGACGGCCGGGATGCCGGCTGCCGTCAGGAGCTTGGCCAGCTTCTTGGCCTGGTGCTTGGTGCGGGTGAACAGGATGCGACGGCCACGGCCGGAGGCGAGGTGGCGGACCAGCGCGGGCTTCTCGTCATCGCTGATCATGAACACGCGGTGGGTCATCTCGCCCTGCGGGACGCTCTGGTCGTCCACCTCATGGCGCACCTCGTCGCGCAGGAAGCGCTTCACGAGGCCGTCGACACCGCGATCCAGCGTGGCGCTGAAGAGCATGCGCTGCCCGCCCTGCGGCGTGGCGGCCAGAATGCGCGTGACGCCGGGCAGGAACCCGAGGTCGGCCATGTGGTCGGCTTCGTCCAGCACCGTGATCTCCACGCGGTCGAGCTTGACGACACCCTGCTTCATGAGGTCTTCGAGCCGGCCGGGGCAGGCCACGACGATGTCGACGCCGTTGCGCAGTGCCGTCTCCTGCGGCTTCTGGCTGACGCCGCCGAAGATGGTGGTCACGGTCAGGCCGGATGCCGCGGCCAGGGGCTGGACGGTGGCGGCGATCTGGGTCGCGAGCTCACGCGTCGGTGCCAGGATCAAGCCGCGCGGGCGGCTCGTGGTCCGGCTGGCGGCGTACGCGCCGGAGAGGCGGGCCACCAGGGGGAGGGCGAACGCGATCGTCTTGCCGCTGCCGGTGCGGCCGCGGCCGAGCACGTCACGGCCCGCAAGGGAGTCCGGCAGCGTGTCGCGCTGGATCGGGAACGCTTCGGTCTTGCCTTCTGCGGCGAGAACGTTGGCCAGCGGCGCGGGCACGCCGAGGTCGAGGAAAGTAGACATAGAGAAGGAGCTTTCAGTCCGGGCACGCCGCAAGATGGGCGTTGAAGGGGCGACGGCGCGGGTTCGCGCATCGGTTCGCCGTGTGTAAAGAGCCGCGGCACAGAAGCTGCGGAGCGTGACAACGACGCTGGGCGGAATAAACCGCCAAGACCACGCTAGCACGCCAGGTTGCGCATCCCCTGTGGGGGACACGCGTCATATGTCAACCCCCCGTAGCACATTCCTGACGGCGCATGTGCCAGCACGTATTGTGGGGTACCAGCGATAGGCGCCCGCCCTTCGCTTTTTCGCCCTTCCCGCCTGTGCGGGAACCCGATCAGGTAGGTGCCGCAATCACTACACTCTCCGCACCCGGGTCCACTCTCGGCGCCGTACGCCAGACGTACGCCCGCAAAGAGGACTTCCCGCCCATCACGCAGGCGTACACGAAGGTGTCCCAGGTTGTGCGTGAGACCGGTCTTCTGGACCGCACTCCGTGGTTCTACATCGCCGTCGGCAGCGCGATCGCGCTGGGCTTCGCTGGAGCCATCACCGGATTCATCCTGCTCGGCGACAGCTGGTTCCAGCTCCTCATCGCCGCCGCGCTCGGCATCCTGTTCACGCAGGTCGCGTTCCTCTCGCACGAGGCCGCCCACCGCACGATCCTCACGTCGGGCAAAGCGAACGACAGGCTTGCGCTGATCCTCGGCAACGGCATCGTCGGCATGAGCAGGGACTGGTGGGGCTCCAAGCACACCCGCCACCATGCCAACCCGAACCGCGTCGGCAAGGACCCGGACATCGAGATCGACACGATCCGCTTCCTCGAAGAGGACGCCGTGAAGGTGCACGGGGCGATGAGCTTCATCACCCGCCGTCAGGGCTGGCTGTTCTTCCCGCTGCTGCTGCTGGAAGGCCTCAACCTCCACTACATCGGCCTGCGCCACCTCCTCGATTTCCGTCAGCCGGTCAAGGGCCGCTGGATCGAGCTGGTCCTCATCGCCCTCCGCTTCGCGGTCGTACTGACCCCGATCTTCGTGTTCCTGCCCCTGGGCCTGGCCTTCGCCTTCCTGGGCGTGCAGCTCGCCGTCTTCGGCGTGTACATGGGAGCGGCGTTCGCGCCGAATCACAAGGGCATGCCCATCATCGACGCCGACGCGAAGCTCGACTTCTTCACCAAGCAGGTGCGCACGTCCCGCAACGTGTCCGGTGGCTGGTGGGCGACGTGGCTCATGGGTGGCCTCAACTACCAGATCGAGCACCACCTGTTCCCGAGCATGCCGCGCCCGCACCTCGCGCAGGCCCGCGAGATCGTGATCGAGCACTGCCGGACCCTCGATGTGCCGTACACGGAAACGACGCTTCTGAAGTCCTACGGCATCGTGATCCGGTACCTCAACGAGGTCGGCCTCGCGGCTCGGGACCCCTTCGAATGCGGGATCGTCCAGAAGTTCCGCACCAAGGGAGTCTGACCCCTGCGGGGCCGCCGTCCCCGCATACCCACGACGCCGATCGTCTGCTGTGCTCTCGAGCACTAGACGATCGGCGTCGTCGTGTCCGTCGCCTCCCGCAACGGCCGCCGCATCGCACTCCAGTAGCGCGTCGGCGCCAGCCGGGTCAGGACGTCCACAAGTCGCGCCTCGCGTCCCACGAAGGTGCGAGCTCTGCGTCGCACTGTCGCCTCGACGATGCGATACGCGGCATCCTGCGGCTCGGTGTGATACATCCGGGCCTGCGCGGCAGCCGCCCGCTGGGCCACCGCCGGCTCGATCGCCGCGGCGAACCGACCGTGGAGGATGATGCCCGTCTTGACCCCCGCCGGATAGACGGCCCCGACCGTCACCGTCGAACGCTCCAGCTCGTGCCGCAACGACTCGGTGAAACCACGCACCGCGAACTTGCTCATCGCGTACGGGATCCGACCGGCGGGCGCTGCCAGGCCGTAGATGCTGACCAGGTGCGTGATGTGCGCGGCCGGCTCGAGCCTCAGCGCCGGCAGCAGCGCCTGGGTGATGCTCACCGTGCCCCACAGGTTCACGTCCATCAGCCAGCGCATCTCCGCCATCGTCAGCTGAGTGATGTCGCCCAGCATGGACGAGCCCGCACACGTGATCAGCGACTGCACGTGGGGGTGGGATGCCGTGATCGCGGCGCCGAGCGCCGCAACGGCCGCATCATCGGTCAGATCGAGGATGTGCGCGCTGTGGCCGGTGCCGGAGAGCTCGGCAGCCAGGGCGCTCAGGCCGGCAGCATCCCGGTCGATCAGAACCAGCCGCGCACCTCGGCGATCGAGCTCCCGGGCGATCTCGGCACCCATGCCGCTGGCTGCGCCGGTGATGACGCTCGTCCTGCCGTGCACGTCCAATCGCCGCGTTCTGCCCACGTTCGCCCCCACCCCGTCGTCGTCGTACGATTCTTGCCGACTTCGCCTCGACGCCGCTGACGGTAACCTCGTCCTGAGGGGAGTGCGTCGCATGGGAAAGACCTCCGATGCCGTTTTCGAAGGCGTCTCGATCGCTTCGGCTGCTGCGCGCCTTGCCGTGCGCAACCACATCCTGATGGAGACGATCGCCCACGACGCGCAGTTCGATGCGGACGCCGTCGCCGGGTACGCGCGCGACACGCTGATCGCGCTGGCCGACGAGCAGGAGGCGGCCGCGGATCTCGCGCGCCGTCAGCGCAAGACCGCGTGGGGCAAGTTCTCCGACCCGGACAGCACCCACGACTACCGTGACCGCGACACCCGCAACCTGCGCAAGCGCGACAAGCAGTACCGTGGCGTGGCGCAGGAACTGCGCAACCGCGCCGCCGACCCCGAGGCGGTCAGCGAACTCGTCGAGCAGGCGCGCGATGCCGCGTGGGGAGACGTGGAATCCAATCTCCAGCGCCGACTGCAGGTCGAAGGCATGCGCGCGGACAACGACCCCGAGTACGACACGATGCGTGGCGCGCGCATGCAGGCGCTTCGCCTGGTAGACCTGCCGCGACTGGCTGCCCACCGCCGTCGCCTGGTCGAGGGGGAGAGCCTGCAGTCGGCCGAGCTCGAGCGGGAGTGAATGCCGTGGCGACAGAGCCCCACCCGATGCGGTTTCCGGTGGACCACCCGCTGGTCCAGCGGATGCGCACGCTCTGCATGTGCTACCCCGAAGCGGCCGAGGTCATCGCCCACGGTCGCGTCACCTTCCGGGCCGGCAAACGACAGTTCGCCATCGTCGGCGCTGCCCACGACGATCGCGACGCGGTCGAATTCCTGCCCGATCTGGCGGAACGCGACGCGCTTCTCGAGCGAGAAGACGTCTTCGTGCCGGCATACGAGGGCGCGTATGGCTGGCTGGCCATGCGCGTGGACTCGGATGCCGCGGACTGGGACCTGGTCGCAGAACTGCTGGATGCCTCGTACCGCCGGGTCGCGCTCACCCGTCAGTTGCGCGCGCTGGACGCGGACCCGGTGGTCCCGTTCGGTGACTGACGGCGCCGCCTCGCCAGTGCCCTTATCCGCCCGATCCGCCCTCGCGGCGGCTCGATTCGGCGGGAGCGCCATGCTGAGGTATTCTGGACGCTGGCCGCACGCGAGTGCACGCCATGCGCCCGTAGCTCAATGGATAGAGCATCTGACTACGGATCAGAAGGTTGGGAGTTCGAGTCTCTTCGGGCGCACACTGTGTTGAGACAGTGATTAGGGAAAAGTGCCGGGAAACCGGCACTTTTTTCTGTTTCCGGACTCTTCTGATCCGCCTCTGACTCGAATCAGAAGAGTCCGAGGCCGGTGCGGGCTGGTACGCCCGCGTGATTCCGCGGAAGAGTGGCCTCGCAGGCAGCGAAGTCCGTCTCGAATCAGAAGCTTTGTGTGCACCGAATGTGTGCACCCATGTGTGAACCTCGACACTGCGTGAACCATATATTTTGAAGACCTGCGCCCGAGCCTCGCCATCGTCGCCGACGTCCGTATGCCCGCTCAACCGGCATCTCTCTCCAACCACGTCGCTCGCTTCAAACGTGTACGTCGGGCCCCGCGCTAGCTAACCGATGCGCCCGTCACGGGTCAGCGTGACCTCTGTGTTCATCGTCTGGATGCTGACTCGTCACGTCGACACAGCCCCAAGTGGGCACGGAGCGCCCCACGTGGGCAGTGGACAGCAGCGGGTCGATGTCGGTCGAAGAGGGGACATACACCGATCGGCGTGGGTCCTACATTTGGCATGGAGCCCCAGCAAGTCGCGGGGACTTCAGCCGGTGAGTCGAGTCGCTTGTCACCAGTAGGAGGAGTGAACGACTCGGCAAACATCCGGGTGCCGGTGACACGCTGGTGACGAAGGGGCCATAGCTTTCAGTCGGCGGACGGGGTTATCCATGACTGGGCATTGGAATGGGTCGCAGACGGCGCTTTCTGAGCCATCTAGGTCCTTCCCTCACATCGCTTTCGATCGTGCCTGCATCGGCGACTCGCAGTTGTGTCTGCTCGGCGGGCCATACGTTGTCCAACATGACCGACGTATTGGGGTCCCGGAGGGAAGCAAACGACTGCTCGCCTTCATCGCCCTTCATGACGGGCCGGTAGACAGGCGCCAGGCCGCGGGAACACTTTGGCCCTATGGCGACGACGAGCGTGCCGGTGGCAACCTTCGATCGTCGCTATGGCGCCTCAAAGGAGCGGGAATCGATATCGTGCGCGCGGACAAATGCGGCCTCTGCCTCGACCCGCAAACGGACTTGGACGTGAACACGATCGAGAACTGGGCGGGACGTGTCATAGACGGCGTAGCGCCAGACGAGGATTTGCGGCTCCCGACCTGGGGAGCAAGCGCAATGGACCTGCTTCCCGGTTGGTACGACGACTGGATCATCTTCGAACGGGAACGCCTACGTCAACGCCTGCTCCACGCCTTCGAGGCCCTCAGCCGACTGCTCGTTCAGTCTCGCAGATACGCAGATGCTATCGACGCCGCCCTCGAGGCGGTGCGCGTCGAGCCCCTTCGGGAGAGCGCCCATCGCACCCTACTTGAGGCGCACCTTGCTGAGGGGAACCTCGTCGAAGCGCGCAGGATACATCTCGGGTACTCGCGCCTCTTGAGGCGCGAACTCGGGGTGGATCCGGATCCAGCACTTGCCGCGCTGGTCGGCCTGCGTGTCACGCAGGTGTCGACGCGACGTTAGCTTGCGTGTTCGACTGGCGCGGGAAGTCCGCTCTCGGGTGCAGCTGGTCCTCATTATCGCCGTCGGGCCACCCGCAGAACGCTGCTTGGCTTCGCAGCGCCCCGAGCTGCGATGGCGGCATCGCCCAGCGTGCTTGGTCCGTTGTGGCTTTCAGGTGATCCGACAGTCGGGTTTGCCATCAGGCAGCTGGGGAAGCGCCCTAGGTGACTTGTTGACCTCTGGCAGCTGGTCCGGAGGCGCGAGGCTCCTTGGCGCGGCGACCCGCTGCCCTAGAACGACGATTGGAGCACTTGCAAGACGCGGCCCCCGGAGGGCGCTGGCAGCGCGGGTTCGCAAGGAACGCCTACGGAAATGGCCAGCTCCCGACGGAGCTTTCCGGTCGAAGACGCGCCAGTGACGCCAGGAGTGTGGGCTAGCGGCGTGGAGACACGTGAGGATCCCGCTGGAGGTCTGATGGTGCTTGCGCTGTGGGTGGAGCGCAATGGGGTCGTCCGTGTGCGCATTTCGAAGTCGATGAGCCCTCTCCTCGAGGATCCCGAGCCGACGTACGCGTCCACCAAGACCAAGGTCCTCCGGGAGGTCGAAGCCTGGCTAAACGCCTTCGTGACGCCGGTGTGACGCACGGAAGCGTCACGGCTGTTGTCGCCGTTCATCGTATTTCGCCCGGGAGGCGCTTCGCGAATGGCGCCGTTGAGAGACGGTGCCGGATCGGGTCTACGTGGGACAAGTGGCTGCAGTCCCCAGTGCACGCGTGACGCATCGGTGACACCTTCCGCATTAGCCTCCCGTCAGGTGGTGATGACCGATGAGCATGACCGGCGAGTACGCCAACTTTTCTGACGACGAACTCGGTTCTGACGCGGAATCGGGCGAATATGGCGACGATGAGTTGTGGATCGATGACCTTGCGGACTCCCTCTACGACGATCTCATCGATGAAGACCTCGACGGGA from Microbacterium sp. zg-B185 includes:
- a CDS encoding DEAD/DEAH box helicase, with amino-acid sequence MSTFLDLGVPAPLANVLAAEGKTEAFPIQRDTLPDSLAGRDVLGRGRTGSGKTIAFALPLVARLSGAYAASRTTSRPRGLILAPTRELATQIAATVQPLAAASGLTVTTIFGGVSQKPQETALRNGVDIVVACPGRLEDLMKQGVVKLDRVEITVLDEADHMADLGFLPGVTRILAATPQGGQRMLFSATLDRGVDGLVKRFLRDEVRHEVDDQSVPQGEMTHRVFMISDDEKPALVRHLASGRGRRILFTRTKHQAKKLAKLLTAAGIPAVDLHGNLSQAARERNLAAFGADAAKGGVRVLVATDVAARGVHVDDVELVVHVDPPMEHKAYLHRSGRTARAGAAGTVVTVVIPSQRRDVADLLRKAGIQAPLEQVTAESAPITELVGERAEHVRPAPIQAEPQRSGKPRTGQTSQGRGGQGRGGQGRGGNAGGASAGRGGAAAGRGGAAGGRDRAAAGSAPHARPVYSTGTGQPAAAAHNPRAGQAARPTGNRRAQHNGTRSGAPRG
- a CDS encoding acyl-CoA desaturase — encoded protein: MREPDQVGAAITTLSAPGSTLGAVRQTYARKEDFPPITQAYTKVSQVVRETGLLDRTPWFYIAVGSAIALGFAGAITGFILLGDSWFQLLIAAALGILFTQVAFLSHEAAHRTILTSGKANDRLALILGNGIVGMSRDWWGSKHTRHHANPNRVGKDPDIEIDTIRFLEEDAVKVHGAMSFITRRQGWLFFPLLLLEGLNLHYIGLRHLLDFRQPVKGRWIELVLIALRFAVVLTPIFVFLPLGLAFAFLGVQLAVFGVYMGAAFAPNHKGMPIIDADAKLDFFTKQVRTSRNVSGGWWATWLMGGLNYQIEHHLFPSMPRPHLAQAREIVIEHCRTLDVPYTETTLLKSYGIVIRYLNEVGLAARDPFECGIVQKFRTKGV
- a CDS encoding SDR family NAD(P)-dependent oxidoreductase, with translation MGRTRRLDVHGRTSVITGAASGMGAEIARELDRRGARLVLIDRDAAGLSALAAELSGTGHSAHILDLTDDAAVAALGAAITASHPHVQSLITCAGSSMLGDITQLTMAEMRWLMDVNLWGTVSITQALLPALRLEPAAHITHLVSIYGLAAPAGRIPYAMSKFAVRGFTESLRHELERSTVTVGAVYPAGVKTGIILHGRFAAAIEPAVAQRAAAAQARMYHTEPQDAAYRIVEATVRRRARTFVGREARLVDVLTRLAPTRYWSAMRRPLREATDTTTPIV
- a CDS encoding asparagine synthase; its protein translation is MGKTSDAVFEGVSIASAAARLAVRNHILMETIAHDAQFDADAVAGYARDTLIALADEQEAAADLARRQRKTAWGKFSDPDSTHDYRDRDTRNLRKRDKQYRGVAQELRNRAADPEAVSELVEQARDAAWGDVESNLQRRLQVEGMRADNDPEYDTMRGARMQALRLVDLPRLAAHRRRLVEGESLQSAELERE
- a CDS encoding MmcQ/YjbR family DNA-binding protein — protein: MATEPHPMRFPVDHPLVQRMRTLCMCYPEAAEVIAHGRVTFRAGKRQFAIVGAAHDDRDAVEFLPDLAERDALLEREDVFVPAYEGAYGWLAMRVDSDAADWDLVAELLDASYRRVALTRQLRALDADPVVPFGD
- a CDS encoding bacterial transcriptional activator domain-containing protein, which encodes MNTIENWAGRVIDGVAPDEDLRLPTWGASAMDLLPGWYDDWIIFERERLRQRLLHAFEALSRLLVQSRRYADAIDAALEAVRVEPLRESAHRTLLEAHLAEGNLVEARRIHLGYSRLLRRELGVDPDPALAALVGLRVTQVSTRR